The Brassica napus cultivar Da-Ae chromosome C7, Da-Ae, whole genome shotgun sequence genomic interval TTTACCTTTGCTCCATAATTGTTATGTCCGTACTCAGCCATTGCAAACTAGAATTCGATGAGAAGAAATAATTGATTATTGTAGGTGAGATACTGCTCTACATGAAGTATAAAAGAATGTATTAGCATTAAGTACATGAAAACCAGTTAAATCAATGTTCTTATCCTTTGaagtaacatatgttaaatatttggaCCCCGTGGATTTTAAACGCTGAGATAGTATAAGATCTTCATGTGTAGTCCTCTTAACAACCACTGTCCCAAATGGACAACTTATGTCATCTTGTCGGAACGGCATGGAACCACCATTCTTTGAAGTGCTATTGTTTACTGTCCATTTAGGTATATTTCTAGGCCTCAACTGCACATCGTATGTCAATCCATATAGAAACTTAGATCCTTTAGGAATTTCTAGTATAGAActtcttatatataaaaactaaaacctGAATTGTATGGTTCTTGAGGAGAGGATGATCAAAGGCAAGCTGCTTATTAATGTCGATGCAATCCAGTATATCACCATGCTCGGTCTGTGAGAAATGAAATGCAACAAACTTGATGTGATCCAAAAAGAAATCATAGTGATTCTGGTCGCATAAACAACCAAAACCATACATGATGTCTATCATATTTGTAGAAAGGCTAACTTTTACCTGGAAACTGGTGACTGCAGGTTTATTGATAGAGTTGAGTAAACTCACGAGTTCATTTTCCTCCATTTCGACTGGCATTGTTCTGTCACTTTTGGCAACTACAATGAGAGCTACTGCTGAAAAAGTCAGCAGAAGAAACGTTGCAGAGGAACTCATGGCAGTTAGACAACGAATCTTTCTTTAAGTAGTCTTTCCAAGAAGATATAATGAAGCAAATCAACTGTCTATGTGGTGTCACACTACTCAGAATCAACTACTTAAAGAATCAATAAACAGTGACTGGCAAATGGCTCTAATGGAAAATCAAGGATCTTAAAGTATCTCATAAGAGGAAGGAAGCATAGCCATTATATAAAGatgtcccttttttttttgttcaaaagatGTCCCATATCTGAAACcattaataaatagataatgAAAATCTAAGAACCATTAATAAAAGGGTAAATTAGCCCAataaaaagagacaaaaaaaaaaaaaaaatagctctCTGTTTTTAATATAACAAGCAACCAGTAAATTGTTGTATAATTGAAATTGCCTTTGCCTTTTGCGTATGTTTACAAAcactaagaaaaaataaataataatatgtgtttcaaaaataacactaataaatttgtatataaacacTAACAAATGAGacttctatttttaatataatagactTGACATAAACATTCCATATATTATAGGTAGATTTACTATACGTAACCGATAAAAATAATCTTCATAGCCTCATAGGATTAGCATTTTATATGAATGATGGTGATTCATAGGAAAAAAGTAAGGCAGTTTAGAGGATATgaataatctattttatattCCAGGTGAGTTTGCACTCAACTCAAAATACACATTAAAATTGGTGCTTGATTATTAATAAACCATATGTAATGCTTGGATACACTTCAAATATCTAAAGATCCTGTCATAGCTTATCTAAATTCTTAAGACCTTCTGACTCTTCGGATGATAATTGCCCTGTGCAACCTCCAGGACCACCATAGAAAACAGCTCTTATCCaaggatcatcatcatcatgaatAAACTTGGCCTTATAACAATTTGGACTGCTCTCATGTGTCTTTATAGTATAGATCTGTGGAATCAAAGTTTCTCCCTTTCCATCAATGATTTCAATACCGTTTATAAATGCTGCTTTTCCCATACCTTCATTTGGGAAATGCCCACTGCCCACAAATGGACTTTTCTTTGTCAGTGGACTGTACACTTGACCTCCCCGCGATGTCTTATCTGTTCCTTTAGCTAAGCCTGAAGCTATGAATAATGACTTTGGCCAATACCCAACGTTCACACCACCAAATATAAACCACCAATCTCCTGTAGCATGATCCTGTTCccggttttaaaaaaaagagagatgaatATCCAAATGACTTAAAGGAAGAGATCACTAGAGACTATGGAGTCTTTTTTACCTGATGCAAGCTTAATTCCATCTGGTACTGTGTACCATCATAAATTGAAACTGGTTTAAGGACACCAAGTGGTATCCTCTTACTGACTTGCACAAATCCTGGACATCTTATGTCGTAGCAGCCGGTTTTCTTATATCCATCGGCCTGTTTCAACCAACCACCAAATACATAGCACTAAGACACCATGAAGGTTATAAATATTAGCCTAAACACTTTGAAGAGTTTCTCAAAAACTTACAGTCCAGTAGGTATACAAGTGAATGTGATCTTGGTACAGCAATGGATTGACCTATAGTATTCCAAACATTTTTATCAAACTTGTAAGAAACTAGTACCGAACAAAGAAGGCACTAGGCTTACCATCCACCCAACTGAAATGCTGGCGAGGTTTTCAATAGGACCTCCAGCAATAGCCATGGTTGCAAGACTAACTTGATCTTGTGACACTTGTAGATCCCAGAGGTTAATGTTTCCTTTTACTCCAGAAACAGTACTATATTCGTAATCAACTGTTGCAAACTAATATCCATATAGAACAAAGACAATAAGAAAACATAAGCAGAAAAATGGTCGTTGTGACTGCATAGTAAGGTTCTTACATGATGTCCAGTTAAATCAATGGCATTTCCCTCTGTATGACCATGTCTATGTCTATTGAATCCAATTGACATAGACATGGTCATACAGATCAACTTTTAACAGATCTTGCATTGTAGTCCTTTTAACAATTACGGTTCCATCTGGACAGCTTATGCCCCTTGGCAGAAGCTGCAGGGGATCAACTTTTTGCGAATTATTGTTGCTTGTGTTCCATTTAGGTACACTTGTGGGCTTCATCTGCATAGACGCCAATACGTTCACAGATTCAATCATTCACTAACAAAACTTTAGTTTTTTATAAGTCATCTCTGGTAAAAAGAAGAGAATAATCTGTAGTAAGTAAAAAACCTGAACAGTGTGGTTTTTGAGCAGATGATGATCAAAGGCTAGTTGCTTGTGAATGTCGATACAATCAAATATTTCATCATGTTCAGTCTGCTCCaaatgaaaaattgaaaaaaggTGTATATAAGTTAAGGTACGCAAATAAGATCATGTCATGTTTTTCAGCGTAATGGAAAGCATGTATGAAGAAGGCAACCTTGAAACTCTTGATTGCTGGTTTGTTGATAGCTTTGAGTTGCCTCTCAAgttcttttttctcttcttgtgATAGTATTGCTCGTCGAGCTGCTTCAGCGACTAATATAAGAGTGAttgttttttgagaaagggtTTTCTATTAAAATTCAAAAGTTTGATACAAATGATTCACACTTGTGACCAAAGAGATTTAGATTGCAGAGTAGTAAGAGAATCAGAAAAACTAATTGAGAAATGCATATAACATGGCAGAACAGTTGAAAAAGGTTGATGAAGGCAATGATGATGGTTCTAATGTTTAGGACCACGACCACGTCCCTTTTTACCTCTTCCACCCACCAATGTCCATTCAAACTCTGTACCTTTAAGAGATGGTTTAATGAGTCTACCTCCCCGAGTTCTATGGATCAAGTCGTCATCTGAAGTAAAAGAAGCACCGGCTGTACCAGGTCCTGTTACAAAAATTGGTGGAGAGGAAGCAAATACTTTATCCAGAGGTAAGTTTACAGCATGGGAGGAGGCAACAGAGACAATGCCGTTGGCAGAGGCAATCTCAGCCGCTTCCTTAGACGAGTCAATCTCATTTGTTGGATCCGACACTTCTAAACCCGCAGTATTATCCAATTTGTTTTTATCACATCTTGAATCAGTTGTGTTTACCGAAGACAACACTAAGCACATGTTGTTATCTTCATCAGTAAGAGTAGAAGTCTCAGTACCTTGCTTAGGAGCGGTTGGAGATTTATTTAAGTCTTGTTCATCAGCAGAAGGAGAGAAAGTAGCAGTCTCAGTTGATGTCTCAGTGTTTGTAAAAGCAGTAACTGAATGAAGGTCAAGTAGAGCAGATGTGATGTCCGCCAGTTGGTTGGTATCGGCCTCAGATGTAACTTTAGGTGGACTTTGCTCTATTGCCAATGAAGGTGGAAGTGCAAGGTAGGTAGTAGTAGCAGTGGAGAAAGTAGGAATAGGAACCGTTGGTGCAGTGTTTTGAAGCAAAGCTGAATGAGTAGAAGCGGCATCAACCTCTTTACTTGTAGCTAAGACTTCTGGGACAGTAACTTGGGTGTTCTTTGGAGCATTAGTTGCAACCTTTGCTGATTTCACTCCTAAGCAACGATTAGCTTTATGTCACAACTGTCCACAAGTTGTGCAGCTAGAGGGAAGCCAAGAGTAAACGATGTCAACCAAACTTATGGTTCCTTCTTTGTCCTGTAAAGCCACACGCTTAGGGAACGGCCTGTCTAGCTTTACCTCGACTAAGATTTTTGCTTCTCCAATAGATGTTGGATCTAACCAAGGCTTGCTAGTCAACATTGGTTCCCCGATGGCTGAAGCAATCCAATCAATGCCCTCAATGGAATATAGCTGGAAAGGGATGTTCTTAAGGGTCAACCAGATTGGAATTGTCTTGATTTCGGGGAGAGAGATTGTTTCTGAAGGGTTCCAAGCAGAAACAAACATTAAGCAGTCATCAACATACCAGATTCCTCGCGAAATAGCCCAATTCCTAGTCGACTCGTCGGGTATGTGAAACAGAAAAGAAGATTCACCAAGCTGTTTAGTGAAAATTTTACACTTTTTACCCCAAATTCGGGTAGCCATTCCATGGATTAACCCTCCAGACGGTGCTGAACAGTTCATGAATTGTCCAACAATGAATTCACGTTGATGATCTAATCCTTTCAGAAGAACAGATGGCGGAATGCATACCATTGGAGTGCCGTCTTCCAAGTAGGTGGGGTGGTGACCCTGTGGAGATTGCATTTTGATCGCATCTTCGCTGCCCATGGATACTCGCTTGAGATAGCATGGAGATCATCTCCTACTGCAGAGGATGGAGACGAGGCATCTTCCAAGTTTGCAGCCTGAGAGGAAGAGATGCGAGCCCTTTGCTTACGAGAGATGCTGGGATTAGCAGCCAGAGCCGGCCAGTCTTCAGACACAGGGTGTTTCGAGAAACCGCTACTAGCAAGAGTCTTCATTGGTACCTGTTTACCGGCAGAGCCATTAAAGGTATCTGAGAACTTAAGCGGCAATGCCCAAGCTCCTAGACGCGCTTGAGAGACTTGGCGCGACAATCCTCCGACATCCAGTGCCTCATTCCCAAACAAAATACTAGAGATCGACTTTGGAGATGAAACAATCCTGGTTGTTACCTTTGTCGTAAAAAAATGGAAGTTGCTCACGAAGAGGAGCACGAACAGTTAGGGCATCTTCTCCAAACAAAATCGATGAAATTGATGGCGAGGAAGGAAGCTCCTTTGTTTGTTGAAAGCTCCTGCTAGATGAAGGCATTAGAGAGTCCATTTTACACAAGTGGAGAAGCTCAGGCGAGGCTTTGAAAGTCGGAGATGACGCCGGATCTTCTGGGAGATCCGCCATGACTGAgatgagaagaggagagagtTATGGAGTATCTCGTCGCGAGCGTGACGGAGAGATCAGTGGCTGAGCCACCGAAGGTAAAGACGGAGACGGTGGTTAGGGTTACGAAGCGGAGCGCAAGGGGAGAGA includes:
- the LOC106398132 gene encoding uncharacterized protein LOC106398132 isoform X2 produces the protein MSSSATFLLLTFSAVALIVVAKSDRTMPVEMEENELVSLLNSINKPAVTSFQTEHGDILDCIDINKQLAFDHPLLKNHTIQLRPRNIPKWTVNNSTSKNGGSMPFRQDDISCPFGTVVVKRTTHEDLILSQRLKSTGSKYLTYVTSKDKNIDLTGFHFAMAEYGHNNYGAKVNLSIWEPKVSPTQFSSASMLIGGGSKEQFQSIRAGWIVYQWLNRNHSRLYTYWTADGFTKTGCYNTLCPGFVQVSKRVPLGILLEPVSVYDGHQSEVGIVIYKEIGGYLYTTKWLDTGQTHCSQNQV